Below is a window of Enterococcus gilvus ATCC BAA-350 DNA.
TGCGCCTAGCACAAACAATGTATCGCCATCATAAGTAGTATGGGAGGGGCGAATGGCCCGAGCGATCCCATTATGGCTGAGGTCAGCCAATTTATTCATTTTCGCTTTAGGGAACGTCGCATTCGTCATCACACAGCCGATGACCGTATTTCCATCAAATAAGGCCTCTTCCTTTTGATAATAGTCGAGAAATAATTCTTCCGAAAAGCCAATTTTACTCTCACCAGGTTTTCTTGCCCCAGCGATTATCTTGCCGACCTCTTCATCGAACACGTCTCCTACCGCATTGACTGCGATCACAGCGGTTACCCATAACTTGTCGTGACGCATCGTATGAATTCCGATACCGCCCTTCATGGCGTTTTGTACGCCATTGACCGTTCCGACACTGCAGCCGGTGCCCGCACCATGGTTGCCTGCTTGAAAGAGCTGACCGTTAAATGCTTCCTCACAGGCTTTACGTCCCGCTTGATAATCTGGGCGAACATCCGAACGACCGATCCGAAGATCAAAAAGACTCGCGCCAACAACATTGGGAACATAGGTGATCCCCATGTCTCGTCCGATTTTATTTTCTTCTAAAAAATCCACGACGCCCGCATTTGCTGCCAACCCAAAAGCACTGCCGCCAGATAAGGTGACACCATGAACGAACTTCCGATTGTTTTCAGACTTTAGTGCATCTGTATCTCGTGTATTTGGCGAACCGCCACGAACAGAAACGCCCCCAGTTACCCCATCTTCGCACAGAATCACGGTACAGCCGGTCATCGCTTCCGTATCAGTATATTGTCCAATCCGAAAAAACTCTTGATATGCTTCCATCTGATTCCTCCACTTATTTTCTCTAGTGTAGCGTATTCTTAGGGGCAGCTCAATTCCAGTTCGTCTTTAAATAAAAAAAGCCATTTAAAAAATGACTTTTCATAACAGCTTTTATTACAAACGATTGATCACTTCGTCCACATTTTTGATCGTCACAGAGATCGTTCCATCTGGATTGTTGATAAATTCAATCAGCTCAGGGTTGCGGTATACGTCTAACGGTACGATCAATTCAATGCCATTGGAGAGCTTCAACTTTTGTTTGCCGTATTTTTTTTCTGTGATTTCGCGTACTTCTCTTAAAAGCGGGGCCTGATCTACATATCCTTTTTCCACCACTTCTTCTTGGAAGGCCATTTGTGCGGAAACATTGTCTTTGAATACTTTCTGTGCAACGACCTTTGCATCGATCTGGCCGCTTTCTTCTACAATATCGTAGACAGCTTCCTTTACATCCGCGATCACGTCGTGCTTTTGATTTTCAAATTTTTCACCGATTTTTTCGGCTGCTTTTTTGATCACACGTACATTTTCCTCCAGCGAAGGTGCTGGTCGGCTCTCGATGACCTGCGTAGAAAAATAGAGACGCTTTTCACCAGAAAACGGGTATTTTTTTTCAATCAATTCATAACTCAAATTACTCAAATGAACGACGATGCCTTCATCTGCTTTCTGCGATTTGCTGGATAATAATGCCCGGTGAATGATCAGCTCATTCTTCAACCCTGCCTCATCTGAATCGACGAGATGTGTATACCCTTCATGATAATTCACCTTTAAAAAGGCGAGGTATAATTGTGTGTCCTCTTCATATAACACAACAAAGGCATCTGCACTGGGAGCCTCTTCGCTTTCCTTGTACGCTTCATACCAACGAGTCACGATTTTTTCACTCGCGGACAAAAAGTCGTGTTCCGACTGCTGACTCAAAAATGCGAAGGTCGAGTCTTCTGCCAATGTGCCTGTTTTTGTCTGAGCGGAGGAGAGTTTTTGAATCTTCTTCGTCAGATAGTCTCGTATATATTCTTTCGTTAAGTCTAATTCACTCTGGCTGTATATCGGATCACCGGATTCGCGATCGACGATATGAAGTGCTGCTTTTTTTAAATAAATATCCATGGATTCCCTGCTTTCTAAAATTATCGACCAAACCATCATACACAGGAAACAGGGAATTTAGCAACTATTCTTTTTCTAAAAGTTCGCCATCCTTCATTTGATAGATCTTGTCGCTCCATGTCGTCATTCGTTCATCGTGGGTCACCATGACGATCGCTTTGTTCCGCTCATGCGCTTCTTTGGCTAAAAGCTTCACGACATCATAGGCATGATCCGAGTCCAGGCTTGCAGTGGGCTCATCTGCTAAGATCAGCTGCGGATCATTGAACAAGGAACGGGCGATGGCGACCCGTTGGCGCTCACCACCAGACAAGGCTTTGGGGTACTTTTCTCGTAATTCCCAAATATCCAGTGATTTTAGTAATTCTTCGATTTTTGCAGCGTTCTTTTCTTTTTCAATTTTTTCTACTAATTGAAACTGTTCTTTGACCTTTAGAAAAGGGATCAGATTGGCACTTTGCAAAATAAAGCCGGTTTCTTTGAACCGGGCCTTGGAGCGTTCTTTCTCCTTCATTTTCCCAAAATCTGTGCCATTGATCCGGATCGTCCCTTCTGTCGGTGTCTGCAATCCGCCGGCAATCGTCAAAAAAGTACTTTTCCCAGATCCTGACGGGCCGATCACACTGACAAATTCTCCTTCTTCCACATGAAAATCAATTTTTTTCAAAGCGGTCACTTCTGTATGACCTTCACCAAATTTTTTCACGATTTTTTCCATCGTCAATACATCGCTCATTTTATTCTCCTCCAATCGCTGTTACTGGATCGACTTTTGTGACTGTACGCATAGAGAATAATCCTCCAACCATTGCGACTGCGACTAGAATCCCGCTATAGAGTGCCCATTCTTCCCAATGAACGGCAAAGGGCATCGCGCTTGGCAAGACCAAACTCGTCAGCACACTCAGACCAACTGCCGCTGCCACCCCGAGTACTCCGACTAAAAAGGCCTGTGCTAAAAGCGAGCGAACCAAATAGCTTGTTTCCACTCCTTGCGCCTTCATAACACCGAAGATCGCGGTCTTTTGCAATGTAATGACGTACATAAAAATACCAATGATCGCTGCAACTACGACAAATAAAAAATAGATCATCGTATTCAACGTTAATTTTTCTGGGGTATAGCCGGGAATATTTTCAATAAATGTTTCCGGAGTCATTTTATCCAATTTCGTTTGGCCTTCTTTGGTATCGATCGAGGTCGTCCCCTTCGTTGCGATCAAACTGATCGGCTCGCTCTCCATTGGTTGAGAACCATACTTCAACGTTTTGAACATGGACGGACTAAGGTAGATCACAGGCGCCAAGGTGTAGGTCGTCTCCTTTGTCACACCAACGATTTTCACCGTCTGATCATTCACCTTTATCTCCTGATGTAATTTGTAGCCTTCGGACAAAAGATTTTCTGATACGATGGCTTCATTTGTATTTTTGTACAAGCGCCCATCTAAAACTTTTGGGACTACAAATGCGTCACTATCTGTGCCGAAGATCGATACATTGGTTTTATCCCCGCCGCTCTTTTTCTCTACAGCCGTAGAATAGATCCCTATTCCTGCCTTTTCTTTCGCTGTCACACGCTCCGTATCTTTTGCTTGCAGTTGTGACGCGTTGGCGATTTTATTGCTGTCTTCTGATAAGATAATTGCCGACGCCCCCCAATCATCGATCGCTGTCCGATTGCCGTCTGCTAAGCCATTTGCCAAACCTGACAGCATGAACACCACATATGCAACTAGGATCATAATACCGACGATCAGGCCATATCTTAATTTCGCATAACGAATTTCTTTCCAAGCTAAAAACATCTCACTCACCCTTTCTGATGAAAGAATACGCCCAAAGTGACAAAATGTCACCGATTTTGCTTCTGTGCTATACTAATTAAAAAGACACGACTTTTTCCGAGATGAGGTGAGCGCATGCCGAAAAAAACTTTTCTAAATTTATCAGAGGTGCGGCAAGCAGAAATCCGCGATCTATTGGTGACGATTTTTTACGAGAAACCTGTCAGTCAGGTGAAAGTAAGTGACATCGTGGAGGCATTGCAAATGTCGCGAGGGATTTTTTATAAATACTTTGAGGATTTAAACGATGCTTACGATTATTTGATTCATTATTACGCAGGACAGATCCACGGGGAGATCATTGATCACATGACCCAGCAAGAGGGCGATTTCTTTCAAGGGATCGAAAATTTTTTAGTGCTTTACGTGGAGCTGGATCACGCTTCTGCACGTTACCGTCAATTGGTTCTCTTGGCACAAAACAGCTATCTGTTTTCCTATCGGCCAGAAACAGACCACGGAATAGACGCGTGGAAAGAGCTTCTAGAACAAAATGATTTCGCGATGCCGACATTGGAGGAGCAAGTAAGTTTTCTCTATTTTTCCATGAAGCTAGTGATCGATTCTTTGACGGATATGTTGGCGAACCATTGGGGAAGAGAAGAATTACTGCAAGATTTCCGTTATAAAACACATTGGTTGACGAAGGGCATAAAAAGACGCTGAAGCGAACTTCAGCGTCTTTGTTTTAGTAATACTGATGATTTTTTTCTTGTTGCTGCTGCTTGAGTAATTCCATAAACTCCGCTTTAGCCATTTGCTTGATCGTGTCGCTGCCATGCTTGCGAACGGCGAAGGTCCCCTCTGACAATTCTTTGTCTCCGATCACTAAGCTGTAAGGAATTTTTCGCAATTCTGCCTCACGGATCTTCTTGCCTAGTTTTACATTTCGCAGATCCTTTTCGACACGAATTCCTGCGGCATGAAATTCTTGGAACAAGGCTTCAACGCCGGCCTCATGCGGCTGTGCAACATTGATCAGCGCTACTTGTTTCGGTGCTAACCAAAATGGGAACGCGCCTGCATAATGTTCGATCAAAATCCCAAGGAAGCGATCCAATGAACCGAAGACTGCCCGATGGATCATCACGGGTTGTGCTTCTTGGTTCGTTTCATCCACATACGTCAGGTCAAATTTCTCTGGCATCTGGAAATCCAATTGAACCGTGGCACATTGATGGCTGCGATTCAACGCATCCTTGATGTGGATGTCGATCTTCGGTCCGTAAAAGGCCCCATCGCCTTCATTGATATTGTATTTATACCCAAGATCCGTCAACACTTTTCCAAGGGACGCTTCGGCTTCATCCCACAGTTCGATCTCACCCATAAAGTCATCTGGCCGCGTCGACAGCTCGACTCCGTACTCAAAGCCGAAAATCTTATAAACTTCATCAATGATTTTTAACGCCAAAGCGATCTCCTGCTCGATTTGATCACGTCTGACAAAAATATGTGCGTCATCCTGACAGAAGGTTCGGACACGCAACAGGCCATTCAATGCCCCGCTGAATTCGTGACGGTGGACTTGACCAAATTCCGCCATGCGCATCGGCAGGTCGCGGTAAGACCGCTTACGGTCCTTGTAGATCAAGCAATGTCCCGGACAGTTCATCGGTTTTAAGGCGTAATCCTCATTGGCTACCTTCGTGAAATACATATTATTCTTATAATGATCCCAGTGACCGGAACGCTCCCATAAGCGCTGATTCAAGATCAAAGGCGTTTTGACTTCCTTGTAATCGTATTTTGCTTGCAATTCTCGCAAGAATTTTTGCAGCTCATTCCGAATGGTCAAGCCATTCTCCAAATAAAAAGGCATGCCAGGTGCTTCTTCAGAGAACATAAATAAATCGAGTTCTTTTCCAAGTTTCTGATGGCTGCGTTTTTCCGATTCTTCTAAATAGTCTAAATGCGCCAAGAGCTGTGCTTTTTCAGCAAAGACTACCCCCATGACCCGCTGCAGCATTTCTTTTTCCGGATCTCCTTGCCAGTAGGCACCAGAGACCTTTAGCAATGAGAAGTATTCAGCCGTCGCTACTTCCAGCGCCATCGGTTCAAGGAAAAACTCGGTGACATCGCCGAAGGAATACACAAAAACAGGCTGGTCAGCAGGCATTTCAGCCAACGCAAACAATTTTAACTCGTTGTCTTTAAAGACTTCTTTCGCTTCGGATACAGGTAGAATGGCACTTTCGATCTTGGCATCCGTTTTTAATTTCTTTTTGATATGGTGCTCCAGATCCTTCAAGATCAGAGCACTTAATGGTTGATCCACTCGCAGATCGACCCAGATCGTCTGATCCTCCCGTTGCGATTTTGCAAATAGGGCTTCGGGATAGTGCGCCTTGATTGCTTCTTGCAGCAGCAGACTGACTAACTGGCATATTGCCGTAGTTCCTTCTGGAGAGGAGCAATCATAAAAAGCGATCTCCGCATTGTCTTTCACTGGAGTTGATAAGTCAACAAGCTCGCCATCGATACTGCCAATGACTGCACGTTCCATCCATTGATTTTTTATCTCAAACAATGTGGTGTTTTTTGCCACCTTTTGTTTGCTTCCATTTGGTAAAACAATTTCGATTTCTTTTGACATTCAACTCAACTCCGATCCGCTTTTTCAATAACAATTTATAGTGCGTCCCTTTTCTTACTAATTTTAACAAAAGGCGTGAAGGGTTTTCAATAAAAAAACGTCCCTATAAATAGGGACGTGAATAAACGTGTTACCACCCAAGTTCCCGAAAAGTATGGACTCTCCGGCTCATGAGATAGATAACGGCTATCTGCCGGACCGTGTTACGGTCACTCAAAGGGAGTAATCTTGTTTTCGCCATCAGAAGCTCCCAGCCATGGCTTCTTTCTCTGAGGATGTTCTGAAAAAAGATCGTGTCCTTCTCACTGCATTCTACTATTGATTAAAGCATAGGCGTACAAAAAAAGTTTGTCAACGCTTTTCTCTTTTAGAATCATTCATTTGATTTCAGTGCATCGATCATATTGATATGACGCAGACGGAAATGGGTCGCGACCATGACGATCACGGAGAAGAGGATCGTCAATCCGCCGGAAAGAAGGTACGCACCATAACCGATGACCGGCGGGAACGTGATCGTTTCCATCGAAGCCTGATCCAAAATAAATTTGGTCAAAACAATTCCGAGGCCATAGCCAAATAAAATTCCTAAAATCGTAAACACAAAATTCTCACGGAAAATATACGATGTGACCTCACGATCATAAAAGCCTAGTACCTTGATCGTAGACAGTTCTCTGACCCGTTCAGACACATTGATATTGGTTAAATTATATAACACGATGAACGCTAGTAGACCGGATAGAACGACGAAGATCCATACGATCCCGTCAAGATTGCTCATTGATTGCTCCTGTGTCTCAATCTGCGTAGAGATGAATGAGGTATTGGTCACCTGGTCTGAGCGCAGCAAGGTTTCCGACAAGCTTCTTTCTTCCGCCTTTGTCAGCGGTTCATTTTTCAACAAAAAACTATTGGCGGCAAACGCTTTTCCTCGCGCCTGTTGATAATACTCTTTTGAAACATACAAAAAGTTTCCTAAATAATTGTCCGCAATAGCCGCGATCTTCACCTTGAAGGTCTGCTGATCGTCATCATACACGGTCAGGCTATCCCCTTTTTTCAAGTCAAATGATTCTGCCATTTTTTGAGTGATCACCGCACCCTCTTTCGGCAGGGTGAAGGGAGTTCCAGCCTCTTTCAGATGAAGGTAGTCTTTAAATGCTTCACGATTTTCTGGCACCATCATCGTGAGTTTTTGAGTGGCTTGCCCTTTTCGTTTCAATTCGATCGTTTCGTTCAGCGTCGCTAGTTCGCTTTTTACTTTTTTGTTGTCTGATAGAAGCTGTTTCACTTCGTCTTTAGGCGCCTCTTCTTTTAAGGTAACGATCGCATCGTAATCAATGATGGGGCCAAACTGCTTATCGCCCACCGAGCTCAAGGAGTCCTTCAGACCAACGCCCGCGACCATCAATGCTGCGCAGCCGGCGATTCCGATCACCGCCATGATCATTCGAGATTTATAGCGAAAAAGATTTCGATAGCTTACTTTTGAGTTAAAGCTCATTCGAGACCAGATCGGCGTGATCCGTTCCAAGAAAATCCGTTTCCCTGGTTTCGGGGCTTTAGGCTGTAATAGCTTCGCAGGTTTTTCATGCAATTCTTTCATTAGAACAAGCAGTGCCGCTCCTAAACTGGCGATCAAAAAGGCGATCGTTGCTTGGATGATCGGGCGCGGCAGATAGAAAACGTCTACGCCCGGGAAATTATACCGATCACTTGAAAGGTCAAAAACCAGACGCGGCAACGTGTGGATACCGACCACACTGCCTAAAGCGATCCCAATCGTGGCGGCGGACAGCGCGTAAATAATGTATTTGATGGAAATCTCCGAACGTGAATACCCCAACGCCTTCAATGTCCCGATCTCTCTTCGATTTTCTTCTACCATTCGTGTCATGGTAGTGAAGGTGATCAACGCAGCAATAAAGAAGAAAAATACCGGGAACACATTGGCAATGGCTGCGATCCGTTCAGAAAGGTCGCCGTATTCCTGAAATCCGGGATTATCTGACCGCTGCTCGTAGGAATAGCTCGGTGTCGTCAGTTCAGCCAGCTCTTTTTCACTGTCAGAAATTTTTTGCTGTGCAGAAAGTAATTGCCCGCGATTGTCGTTAAGTTCCTTTTGACGCGTCTCGAGTTCTGCTTGTGCTTGAGCCAGTTGAGGTGTCTCACCGGGCATCATCGCCCGTTGCTGCTCTAGTTGTCCTTTGGCTTGATCCAGTTCCCTTTGACCGGCGTCGAGCCTTTCCAGATTCTCCGCCACTTCTGCTTTGCGCGGAAGCAATTCCTTTTCGGCAGCTGCTTTTATTTCCGCAGCACGTTTTTCTGGACGGTCTGCAAAGAGCTTCTCTACCTTTTCAATGTTTTTATCCATCGTGTTTTCGTAGCTTTTGCCGTAGGTCTCTTTTTCTTGGACATTCGCAAAGGAGACATAGAGTACCGATTTTATAGCACTTGAAAAATTCTTCTCAGGCACGTAGGCAAAAAAATCCACGCTTCCGTTCCCGACATTGGAAAGGCCCCGTTCTTCGGTACTGACATAAATGGGCGATTGGACAAAGCCGACGATTTTGAACGTTTTTCGTTTTAATTGATCCGGTTGGTCGATCTGATACGTTTGGTTCAACCGGTAGCCTTCTTCTTTGGCCTTTTCATCCAAAACGATCTCATTTTCCTTTTTCGGCAAATGACCGGACTTTACCTGTAACTGGTTTTGTTTGTTTTCTTCATTATATGAATACAATTTCACCACTTGATTTTTCTTACTATCTGCATAAAAGAGCTGGTGACCACTCTCAACTTTGGCGTCGGGGATCTTTTCTGCCAGCTTGATATCCTCTGCTGTCAAACCGCCCGTAGAAACAATTTGCAGATTTGATAAGTCTTGTTTATCGACATAGCGACTCGCCGAATGATTCAAGATCGGTCCTGTCGCTTTGATTCCTACATATAACAATGTTCCTAATAAAATAATTAAAACGATCGCAATGAAGCGTCCCTTTGAATAAAGGATCTCGCGTAAGCTTGCTTTTAAATAGGTCTTATTTTTCATGTCTGCACTCCCGTTTTTTCATCCCTCTCATTCTAACACAAAACGTTTTCATCTTTGGTGCGTAAAATTCTAAAGGAACACGATAAAAAACGAAGCGCTCGTCGACACACGCTTCGTTTTTTATCGTAGGTAGCTTATTGATTAGTTTTTGAATGAGTGGATCGGTGCCGGGATACGACCGCCGCGAGCGATGAAATCTGTCGAACCTGCTTCGTTTACTGCCATAACAGGTGCTCGTCCAAGCAGTCCGCCAAATTCAACCATTTCCCCAATGTTCTTCCCTTTGGCTGGAATGATTCGAACAGCCGTGGTCTTATGATTGATCACACCGATCGCTGCTTCATCAGCGATCATTGCTGCGATCGTACTCGCTGGTGTCTCTCCAGGAATTGCGATCATATCCAAGCCTACCGAACAAATAGCTGTCATTGCTTCCAGCTTTTCGATCGTCAATGAGCCGTTGTTGACTGCATCGATCATTCCGGCATCCTCTGAAACAGGGATGAAAGCGCCGGATAGTCCACCTACGTGATTGCAGGCCATGACGCCGCCTTTTTTCACCGCATCGTTCAATAACGCTAATGCCGCAGTCGTTCCGTGGGTACCGACTGTTTCTAAGCCCATTTCTTCCAATACGTGAGCAACTGAATCCCCCACGGCCGGTGTCGGTGCTAAAGATAGATCCACGATTCCAAACGGAA
It encodes the following:
- a CDS encoding P1 family peptidase, coding for MEAYQEFFRIGQYTDTEAMTGCTVILCEDGVTGGVSVRGGSPNTRDTDALKSENNRKFVHGVTLSGGSAFGLAANAGVVDFLEENKIGRDMGITYVPNVVGASLFDLRIGRSDVRPDYQAGRKACEEAFNGQLFQAGNHGAGTGCSVGTVNGVQNAMKGGIGIHTMRHDKLWVTAVIAVNAVGDVFDEEVGKIIAGARKPGESKIGFSEELFLDYYQKEEALFDGNTVIGCVMTNATFPKAKMNKLADLSHNGIARAIRPSHTTYDGDTLFVLGANQIQASFEAVSILAVEAVRQAIIKGTKAAETYGDFLSYQEI
- a CDS encoding nucleoid-associated protein: MDIYLKKAALHIVDRESGDPIYSQSELDLTKEYIRDYLTKKIQKLSSAQTKTGTLAEDSTFAFLSQQSEHDFLSASEKIVTRWYEAYKESEEAPSADAFVVLYEEDTQLYLAFLKVNYHEGYTHLVDSDEAGLKNELIIHRALLSSKSQKADEGIVVHLSNLSYELIEKKYPFSGEKRLYFSTQVIESRPAPSLEENVRVIKKAAEKIGEKFENQKHDVIADVKEAVYDIVEESGQIDAKVVAQKVFKDNVSAQMAFQEEVVEKGYVDQAPLLREVREITEKKYGKQKLKLSNGIELIVPLDVYRNPELIEFINNPDGTISVTIKNVDEVINRL
- a CDS encoding ABC transporter ATP-binding protein, producing MSDVLTMEKIVKKFGEGHTEVTALKKIDFHVEEGEFVSVIGPSGSGKSTFLTIAGGLQTPTEGTIRINGTDFGKMKEKERSKARFKETGFILQSANLIPFLKVKEQFQLVEKIEKEKNAAKIEELLKSLDIWELREKYPKALSGGERQRVAIARSLFNDPQLILADEPTASLDSDHAYDVVKLLAKEAHERNKAIVMVTHDERMTTWSDKIYQMKDGELLEKE
- a CDS encoding ABC transporter permease, producing the protein MFLAWKEIRYAKLRYGLIVGIMILVAYVVFMLSGLANGLADGNRTAIDDWGASAIILSEDSNKIANASQLQAKDTERVTAKEKAGIGIYSTAVEKKSGGDKTNVSIFGTDSDAFVVPKVLDGRLYKNTNEAIVSENLLSEGYKLHQEIKVNDQTVKIVGVTKETTYTLAPVIYLSPSMFKTLKYGSQPMESEPISLIATKGTTSIDTKEGQTKLDKMTPETFIENIPGYTPEKLTLNTMIYFLFVVVAAIIGIFMYVITLQKTAIFGVMKAQGVETSYLVRSLLAQAFLVGVLGVAAAVGLSVLTSLVLPSAMPFAVHWEEWALYSGILVAVAMVGGLFSMRTVTKVDPVTAIGGE
- a CDS encoding TetR/AcrR family transcriptional regulator, yielding MPKKTFLNLSEVRQAEIRDLLVTIFYEKPVSQVKVSDIVEALQMSRGIFYKYFEDLNDAYDYLIHYYAGQIHGEIIDHMTQQEGDFFQGIENFLVLYVELDHASARYRQLVLLAQNSYLFSYRPETDHGIDAWKELLEQNDFAMPTLEEQVSFLYFSMKLVIDSLTDMLANHWGREELLQDFRYKTHWLTKGIKRR
- the thrS gene encoding threonine--tRNA ligase — its product is MSKEIEIVLPNGSKQKVAKNTTLFEIKNQWMERAVIGSIDGELVDLSTPVKDNAEIAFYDCSSPEGTTAICQLVSLLLQEAIKAHYPEALFAKSQREDQTIWVDLRVDQPLSALILKDLEHHIKKKLKTDAKIESAILPVSEAKEVFKDNELKLFALAEMPADQPVFVYSFGDVTEFFLEPMALEVATAEYFSLLKVSGAYWQGDPEKEMLQRVMGVVFAEKAQLLAHLDYLEESEKRSHQKLGKELDLFMFSEEAPGMPFYLENGLTIRNELQKFLRELQAKYDYKEVKTPLILNQRLWERSGHWDHYKNNMYFTKVANEDYALKPMNCPGHCLIYKDRKRSYRDLPMRMAEFGQVHRHEFSGALNGLLRVRTFCQDDAHIFVRRDQIEQEIALALKIIDEVYKIFGFEYGVELSTRPDDFMGEIELWDEAEASLGKVLTDLGYKYNINEGDGAFYGPKIDIHIKDALNRSHQCATVQLDFQMPEKFDLTYVDETNQEAQPVMIHRAVFGSLDRFLGILIEHYAGAFPFWLAPKQVALINVAQPHEAGVEALFQEFHAAGIRVEKDLRNVKLGKKIREAELRKIPYSLVIGDKELSEGTFAVRKHGSDTIKQMAKAEFMELLKQQQQEKNHQYY
- a CDS encoding ABC transporter permease, with amino-acid sequence MKNKTYLKASLREILYSKGRFIAIVLIILLGTLLYVGIKATGPILNHSASRYVDKQDLSNLQIVSTGGLTAEDIKLAEKIPDAKVESGHQLFYADSKKNQVVKLYSYNEENKQNQLQVKSGHLPKKENEIVLDEKAKEEGYRLNQTYQIDQPDQLKRKTFKIVGFVQSPIYVSTEERGLSNVGNGSVDFFAYVPEKNFSSAIKSVLYVSFANVQEKETYGKSYENTMDKNIEKVEKLFADRPEKRAAEIKAAAEKELLPRKAEVAENLERLDAGQRELDQAKGQLEQQRAMMPGETPQLAQAQAELETRQKELNDNRGQLLSAQQKISDSEKELAELTTPSYSYEQRSDNPGFQEYGDLSERIAAIANVFPVFFFFIAALITFTTMTRMVEENRREIGTLKALGYSRSEISIKYIIYALSAATIGIALGSVVGIHTLPRLVFDLSSDRYNFPGVDVFYLPRPIIQATIAFLIASLGAALLVLMKELHEKPAKLLQPKAPKPGKRIFLERITPIWSRMSFNSKVSYRNLFRYKSRMIMAVIGIAGCAALMVAGVGLKDSLSSVGDKQFGPIIDYDAIVTLKEEAPKDEVKQLLSDNKKVKSELATLNETIELKRKGQATQKLTMMVPENREAFKDYLHLKEAGTPFTLPKEGAVITQKMAESFDLKKGDSLTVYDDDQQTFKVKIAAIADNYLGNFLYVSKEYYQQARGKAFAANSFLLKNEPLTKAEERSLSETLLRSDQVTNTSFISTQIETQEQSMSNLDGIVWIFVVLSGLLAFIVLYNLTNINVSERVRELSTIKVLGFYDREVTSYIFRENFVFTILGILFGYGLGIVLTKFILDQASMETITFPPVIGYGAYLLSGGLTILFSVIVMVATHFRLRHINMIDALKSNE